One genomic window of Magnolia sinica isolate HGM2019 chromosome 3, MsV1, whole genome shotgun sequence includes the following:
- the LOC131241228 gene encoding calreticulin-3-like, protein MFLLFWMGHQLSVLKVKAGSVYNNILICDDPEYAKQVVEETWAKNKEPEKEDFEEAEKVRWAQEEEESRRAREEGQRRRKERGHDRYYRDKECYNVVLSLVGGTQCGTTIGSEYQYLSVYCLTSDSTNLHRVHCTLNLKKEIIF, encoded by the exons ATGTTTCTACTCTTTTGGATGGGACATCAACTTTCAGTTTTAAAG GTGAAGGCTGGTTCTGTTTACAACAATATTCTAATTTGTGATGATCCAGAGTATGCAAAACAGGTTGTGGAGgagacatgggccaaaaataaggAG CCTGAGAAAGAGGACTTTGAGGAAGCAGAGAAAGTGAGATGGGCTCAAGAAGAAGAG GAATCTCGAAGGGCGAGAGAGGAAGGTCAACGGCGGAGAAAGGAGAGGGGTCATGACCGGTATTACCGAGATAAGGAGTGCTACAATGTGGTATTGTCCCTAGTCGGTGGTACCCAATGTGGTACCACCATAGGTTCTGAATATCAGTATTTGAGTGTGTATTGTCTGACCAGTGACTCAACCAATCTTCACAGGGTACATTGCACTCTAAATCTGAAAAAGGAAATTATTTTCTGA